One Streptomyces sp. L2 genomic window carries:
- a CDS encoding branched-chain amino acid ABC transporter permease has product MTSTQLTDRPAAPSAQASGGPPYHRITRWWPAVLLVALFAAPYSAVPLPGLLDGPIGSPGNLQLLGQCLVFAAVATGYDLLLGRTGLLSFGHALYFAAGSYLTAVLMVGGGLPLGVAAVLGLVSGALLAVLLGSVSLRVTGIGFSMVTLAFAQAGSILVARNPGSLTGGEEGLAAPAERLPDWLVGIGNTANLYWIALGYLVLTLAVVHWATHSPTGRVWEGIRENERRVDVLGLRPYGFKLTAFVLSGTLAALGGIVYLLLTGGATPQTTTSDFTLSLLVMVVLGGSGSRWGPLIGGLLYTWADQRLGDLAGSDAIAGLPPVLRVPLSQPLFLLGALFVAVVYLLPGGIARLPERLRAARHGRGGGSAGS; this is encoded by the coding sequence ATGACCAGCACCCAGCTCACCGATCGGCCGGCGGCGCCGTCCGCGCAAGCCTCCGGTGGGCCGCCGTACCACCGGATCACCCGCTGGTGGCCCGCCGTGCTCCTGGTGGCGCTGTTCGCCGCGCCGTACAGCGCGGTGCCCCTGCCGGGTCTGCTCGACGGGCCGATCGGCAGTCCGGGCAATCTGCAACTGCTGGGCCAGTGCCTGGTGTTCGCGGCGGTGGCGACCGGCTACGACCTGCTGCTCGGCCGTACGGGTCTGCTGTCCTTCGGGCATGCCCTGTACTTCGCCGCCGGTTCCTACCTCACCGCCGTCCTCATGGTCGGCGGCGGGCTGCCGCTCGGTGTGGCGGCGGTGCTCGGACTGGTGTCCGGGGCGCTGCTCGCGGTGCTGCTGGGCTCGGTGAGCCTCAGGGTTACCGGGATCGGGTTCTCGATGGTGACGCTCGCCTTCGCGCAGGCCGGTTCGATCCTGGTGGCCCGGAACCCCGGTTCGCTGACCGGCGGCGAGGAGGGTCTCGCGGCGCCGGCGGAGCGGCTGCCGGACTGGCTGGTCGGCATCGGCAACACCGCGAACCTGTACTGGATCGCGCTCGGTTACCTCGTGCTGACCCTGGCCGTCGTGCACTGGGCCACCCACTCGCCGACCGGCCGGGTCTGGGAGGGCATCAGGGAGAACGAACGCCGGGTGGACGTCCTGGGCCTGCGCCCCTACGGCTTCAAGCTGACCGCGTTCGTCCTGTCGGGCACGCTCGCCGCCCTCGGCGGGATCGTGTACCTGCTGCTGACCGGGGGCGCGACCCCGCAGACCACCACCTCCGACTTCACGCTGTCCCTGCTGGTGATGGTGGTGCTGGGCGGCTCCGGCAGCCGCTGGGGCCCGCTGATCGGCGGCCTGCTCTACACCTGGGCCGACCAGCGCCTCGGCGACCTCGCCGGTTCGGACGCGATCGCCGGCCTCCCGCCGGTCCTGCGGGTGCCGCTCTCCCAGCCGCTGTTCCTGCTCGGCGCGCTGTTCGTCGCCGTCGTCTACCTGCTGCCCGGCGGCATCGCCCGGCTGCCCGAGCGCCTCCGCGCGGCGCGGCACGGCAGGGGCGGCGGCTCGGCCGGGAGCTAG
- a CDS encoding GAF domain-containing protein, whose translation MRRLVELLAEGAPDEDITAVPARARAAGAGPGDLAELEAAVASALKVRRALRQHRRREAELTALFETAGDLAGLRDLDDVLQSIVRRARMLLGTDTAYLTLPDERAGDTYMRVTDGSVSPLFQNLRLSLGEGLGGLVAQTTQPYASPDYGTDPRFLHTETIDAGVREEGLVGILGVPLLLGSSSAEGGKVIGVLFAADRRPRTFTPDETALLCSLAAHAAIAIDTARALADTRAALADLAEANAVIREHSAALQRTEEAHDRLTDLVLRGGAAGEIAAAVGELLGCAIAIIDPTGHRMAQAGDGPGLTPDDLAEAVAESRAAARAVPLGDHWVCAVLAGPELLGSLVALDRPALEDSDRRLFERAGVVTALLLLLRRTVTETENRIRGELLTEVLTAAHRDPAGLVDRGRRLGTDLEHPHLVLVAQAPARTRSKLSAAAAQHLFGRGGISAEHDETTVILLPYDGPDAAGTDPAGVARTTAGRLTYLVGAPVTVAASGPASGPVALAAAHAEARRCLRAMGVLGRTGEGASAAELGFLGVLLGDGHDVRRFVHSVLGPLLEYDAQRGTDLVRTLQAYFDCGASLTRAKDDLHIHVNTVVQRLDRIGSLLGPGWNEPDRALELQLALKLNLLSA comes from the coding sequence ATGCGGCGGCTGGTGGAACTCCTCGCGGAGGGCGCCCCGGACGAGGACATCACCGCCGTGCCCGCCCGGGCCCGCGCCGCCGGCGCGGGCCCGGGCGATCTCGCGGAGCTGGAGGCCGCCGTCGCCTCGGCCCTGAAGGTGCGCCGGGCGCTACGGCAGCACCGGCGCCGGGAGGCCGAGCTGACCGCGCTCTTCGAGACGGCCGGCGACCTGGCCGGGCTGCGCGACCTCGACGACGTCCTGCAGTCCATCGTGCGCCGGGCCAGGATGCTGCTCGGCACCGACACCGCCTATCTGACCCTGCCGGACGAGCGGGCCGGGGACACCTACATGCGGGTCACCGACGGCTCGGTCTCCCCGCTGTTCCAGAACCTCCGGCTCAGCCTCGGCGAGGGCCTCGGCGGTCTGGTCGCCCAGACGACCCAGCCGTACGCCAGCCCCGACTACGGCACCGACCCGCGCTTCCTGCACACCGAGACCATCGACGCGGGCGTGCGGGAGGAGGGGCTGGTCGGCATCCTCGGCGTGCCGCTGCTGCTGGGCTCCAGCTCGGCGGAGGGCGGCAAGGTGATCGGCGTGCTGTTCGCCGCGGACCGCCGGCCGCGCACCTTCACCCCGGACGAGACCGCCCTGCTCTGCTCGCTGGCCGCGCACGCCGCGATCGCCATCGACACCGCCCGCGCCCTCGCCGACACCCGCGCGGCCCTGGCCGACCTGGCCGAGGCCAACGCCGTCATCCGCGAGCACTCGGCCGCGCTGCAGCGCACCGAGGAGGCCCACGACCGGCTCACCGACCTGGTGCTGCGCGGCGGCGCCGCCGGCGAGATCGCCGCCGCCGTCGGTGAACTCCTCGGCTGTGCCATCGCCATCATCGACCCCACCGGCCACCGCATGGCCCAGGCCGGCGACGGCCCCGGACTCACGCCCGACGACCTCGCCGAGGCCGTCGCCGAGTCCCGGGCCGCCGCCCGCGCGGTCCCGCTCGGCGACCACTGGGTGTGCGCCGTCCTCGCCGGGCCGGAACTCCTCGGCAGCCTCGTGGCGCTCGACCGCCCGGCCCTGGAGGACTCCGACCGGCGCCTGTTCGAACGCGCGGGCGTGGTCACCGCACTGCTGCTCCTGCTGCGCCGGACGGTCACCGAGACGGAGAACCGGATCCGCGGCGAGCTGCTCACCGAGGTCCTCACCGCCGCCCACCGCGACCCCGCCGGGCTCGTCGACCGGGGCCGGCGGCTCGGCACCGACCTGGAGCACCCGCACCTCGTGCTCGTCGCCCAGGCCCCGGCCCGGACCCGGTCCAAGCTGTCCGCTGCCGCCGCCCAGCACCTCTTCGGCCGGGGCGGGATCAGCGCCGAGCACGACGAGACCACGGTGATCCTGCTGCCGTACGATGGCCCCGACGCGGCCGGTACCGACCCGGCCGGGGTGGCGCGCACGACTGCGGGCCGGCTGACGTACCTCGTCGGCGCCCCGGTGACGGTCGCCGCGTCCGGACCGGCGTCCGGCCCGGTCGCGCTGGCCGCCGCCCACGCCGAGGCCCGCCGCTGCCTGCGGGCCATGGGCGTCCTGGGCCGCACCGGCGAGGGCGCGTCCGCCGCCGAACTCGGCTTCCTCGGCGTGCTGCTGGGCGACGGGCACGACGTACGCCGCTTCGTGCACTCCGTGCTCGGCCCGCTGCTGGAGTACGACGCCCAGCGGGGCACGGACCTGGTCCGCACCCTCCAGGCCTACTTCGACTGCGGGGCCAGCCTGACCCGCGCCAAGGACGACCTGCACATCCACGTCAACACCGTGGTGCAGCGCCTGGACCGCATCGGCTCCCTGCTCGGCCCCGGCTGGAACGAGCCGGACAGGGCACTGGAGCTGCAACTGGCCCTGAAGCTCAACCTGTTGTCCGCATAG
- a CDS encoding MFS transporter, translated as MAGTHTHPDAPRAGARPTALPRVVAASLIGTTIEWYDYFLYGSAAALVFSKVFFPNTDPLTGTLLSFLTYAIGFAARPLGGLFFGHYGDRIGRKRLLVLSLLLMGCATTLIGLVPGYDTIGVAAPVLLTVLRLIQGFAVGGEWGGAVLLVSEHGDPRRRGFWASWPQGGAPAGNLLAVGVLSFMTSVQSDSAFVAWGWRIPFLLSAVLVGVGLWIRLRVDESPLFKEAQARAEARRAETKAEQTPLLAVLRHHWRDVLVAMGARMAENISYYVITTFVLAYCVDHLGLDKQTALNAVLIGSAIQFCLIPLFGALSDRIGRKPVYLVGAVGVGAWSWAFFGLLDTKSFPELVLAVTVGLVFHSAMYAPQAAFFSELFATRMRYSGASIGAQFASVAAGAPAPLIAVALIKSYGDSTPISVYVTMAAVLTVVALLCARETRGRDLAAVDGEAEPAHEVRPNEVRPVNQ; from the coding sequence ATGGCCGGCACTCACACCCACCCGGACGCGCCCCGCGCCGGCGCCCGTCCGACCGCCCTGCCCCGCGTGGTCGCGGCGAGTCTGATCGGCACCACCATCGAGTGGTACGACTACTTCCTCTACGGCTCCGCGGCCGCCCTCGTCTTCAGCAAGGTCTTCTTCCCCAACACCGATCCGCTCACCGGAACCCTGCTGTCGTTCCTCACCTACGCCATCGGCTTCGCCGCCCGGCCGCTCGGCGGGCTGTTCTTCGGCCACTACGGCGACCGCATCGGCCGCAAGAGGCTCCTCGTGCTCAGCCTGCTGCTGATGGGCTGCGCCACCACCCTGATCGGCCTCGTCCCCGGCTACGACACCATCGGCGTCGCCGCCCCGGTCCTGCTCACCGTGCTGCGCCTCATCCAGGGATTCGCGGTGGGCGGCGAGTGGGGCGGTGCCGTCCTGCTGGTCTCCGAGCACGGCGACCCGCGCCGCCGCGGCTTCTGGGCCTCCTGGCCGCAGGGCGGGGCACCCGCCGGCAACCTCCTCGCCGTCGGCGTGTTGTCCTTCATGACCAGCGTCCAGTCCGACTCCGCGTTCGTGGCCTGGGGCTGGCGCATCCCCTTCCTGCTCTCGGCGGTGCTGGTGGGCGTCGGGCTGTGGATCCGGCTGCGGGTCGACGAGTCGCCGCTGTTCAAGGAGGCACAGGCACGGGCCGAGGCGCGCCGCGCCGAGACGAAGGCCGAACAGACGCCCCTGCTCGCCGTGCTCCGCCACCACTGGCGGGACGTGCTGGTGGCCATGGGCGCCCGGATGGCCGAGAACATCTCCTACTACGTGATCACCACGTTCGTCCTCGCCTACTGCGTCGACCACCTGGGACTGGACAAGCAGACGGCACTGAACGCCGTCCTGATCGGCTCCGCGATCCAGTTCTGCCTGATCCCGCTGTTCGGCGCCCTGTCGGACCGGATCGGCCGCAAGCCCGTCTACCTCGTCGGGGCGGTCGGCGTCGGCGCCTGGTCCTGGGCCTTCTTCGGCCTGCTGGACACCAAGTCGTTCCCCGAGCTGGTGCTCGCCGTCACCGTCGGCCTGGTCTTCCACAGCGCCATGTACGCCCCGCAGGCCGCGTTCTTCTCCGAACTGTTCGCCACCCGGATGCGGTACTCGGGCGCCTCCATCGGCGCCCAGTTCGCCTCGGTGGCCGCCGGCGCGCCCGCACCGCTGATCGCCGTCGCCCTGATCAAGTCGTACGGCGACTCCACTCCGATCTCGGTCTATGTCACGATGGCCGCGGTCCTGACCGTCGTCGCCCTGCTGTGCGCCCGTGAGACACGCGGCCGCGACCTGGCCGCCGTCGACGGTGAGGCGGAGCCGGCGCACGAGGTCCGGCCGAACGAAGTCCGACCAGTGAATCAGTGA
- a CDS encoding 3-hydroxybutyrate dehydrogenase produces the protein MESTHNGTHDPGFLGGRTALITGAAGGIGRACALAFAAAGAQVYVVDRAGEAAKAVAQECGGTALVVDLSDPAAVDGLPADADIVVNNAGLQHVAPLHEFPPERFTLIQRVMVEAPFRIVRRTLPRMYERQWGRIVNISSVHGLRASPYKAAYVTAKHGLEGLSKVIALEGAPHGVTSNCVNPGYVRTPLVEEQIADQATAHGIAPQDVIEEVILERPAIKRLIEPDEVARAALWLCRPESRSVTGTSLALDGGWTAH, from the coding sequence ATGGAGAGCACCCACAACGGAACCCACGACCCCGGCTTCCTCGGCGGACGCACCGCGCTGATCACCGGCGCCGCCGGCGGGATCGGCCGGGCCTGCGCGCTCGCCTTCGCCGCGGCCGGCGCCCAGGTGTACGTCGTGGACCGGGCGGGCGAGGCGGCCAAGGCCGTCGCCCAGGAGTGCGGCGGTACGGCCCTGGTGGTGGACCTGTCCGATCCCGCCGCCGTGGACGGGCTGCCCGCCGACGCCGACATCGTCGTCAACAACGCCGGACTGCAGCACGTCGCCCCGCTGCACGAGTTCCCGCCGGAACGGTTCACCCTGATCCAGCGGGTCATGGTCGAGGCACCCTTCCGCATCGTCCGCCGCACCCTGCCCCGCATGTACGAGCGGCAGTGGGGCCGGATCGTCAACATCTCCTCCGTCCACGGACTGCGCGCCAGCCCCTACAAGGCGGCCTACGTCACCGCCAAGCACGGACTGGAAGGCCTCAGCAAGGTGATCGCGCTGGAGGGCGCCCCGCACGGCGTCACCAGCAACTGCGTCAACCCCGGCTACGTGCGCACGCCGCTGGTCGAGGAGCAGATCGCCGACCAGGCGACCGCGCACGGCATCGCCCCGCAGGACGTCATCGAGGAGGTGATCCTCGAACGCCCGGCGATCAAGCGGCTCATCGAACCGGACGAGGTCGCGCGGGCCGCGCTGTGGCTGTGCCGCCCCGAGTCCCGCTCCGTCACCGGCACGTCCCTCGCCCTCGACGGCGGCTGGACCGCCCACTGA
- a CDS encoding tannase/feruloyl esterase family alpha/beta hydrolase: protein MTHTGPATPPAAHPPAPHPAALHTPAPHSGSRHRATVSVPGAELQKSAVLDDLTTAGTLRSGHTVAADWEGLHAAEDRWQERPVPVPGTQIDGCFPAATGLNTHHGWRHDAQFVLRLPDAWNGKLVVTAAPGIRRQYACDRIMADWLLARGYACATTDKGNSGPDFHSAGERPGDVLADWERRLAELAVAARATARAHYGAEPHRLYVAGVSNGGYATRVQLERHADLYDGGVDWEGPLWRAGGPNLLTHLPAFLAHYPRYRDTGDPAAHRRLLAAGLPAGSEFLWAAHHQVYWDFTQRTYRAVFDPDYPGPGLPSTGTPFAGAGTPGGDADYDYATRPAAVHEAVARVSLTGAIGRPLLSFHGTLDTLLPIALHSDAYAELVAGAGRAALHRQYRIEGGTHVDGFCDLHPGRLRPLTPVFRTVFRALEEWVENGVEPPAGRTVPWRDGVDDTDIRTW from the coding sequence ATGACCCACACCGGCCCCGCCACTCCGCCCGCAGCTCACCCCCCGGCTCCGCACCCCGCTGCTCTGCACACTCCTGCTCCGCACTCCGGGTCCCGTCACCGGGCGACGGTCTCCGTGCCGGGGGCCGAACTCCAGAAGTCGGCGGTCCTCGACGATCTGACCACGGCCGGCACGCTGCGGTCCGGGCACACGGTCGCGGCCGACTGGGAGGGCCTGCACGCGGCGGAAGACCGCTGGCAGGAGCGGCCCGTGCCGGTCCCCGGCACGCAGATCGACGGCTGCTTCCCCGCGGCGACCGGCCTCAACACGCACCACGGGTGGCGGCACGACGCCCAGTTCGTCCTCCGCCTGCCGGACGCGTGGAACGGCAAGCTGGTCGTCACCGCCGCTCCCGGCATCCGCCGCCAGTACGCCTGCGACCGGATCATGGCGGACTGGCTGCTCGCCCGCGGCTACGCCTGCGCCACGACGGACAAGGGGAACTCGGGACCGGACTTCCACTCCGCCGGCGAGCGGCCCGGCGACGTCCTGGCCGACTGGGAGCGGCGGCTCGCCGAGCTGGCCGTGGCCGCCCGCGCCACCGCGCGCGCCCACTACGGCGCCGAGCCGCACCGCCTGTACGTCGCCGGGGTCTCCAACGGCGGCTACGCGACCCGGGTGCAGCTGGAGCGGCACGCCGACCTCTACGACGGCGGTGTCGACTGGGAGGGCCCGCTGTGGCGGGCCGGGGGCCCGAACCTACTGACCCACCTGCCGGCGTTCCTCGCCCACTATCCGCGTTACCGGGACACCGGGGACCCGGCCGCGCACCGGCGGCTGCTCGCGGCCGGTCTGCCCGCCGGCTCGGAGTTCCTGTGGGCGGCGCACCACCAGGTCTACTGGGACTTCACCCAGCGCACCTACCGGGCGGTCTTCGACCCGGACTACCCGGGGCCCGGCCTGCCGAGCACCGGCACACCGTTCGCCGGGGCCGGCACGCCCGGCGGCGACGCGGACTACGACTACGCCACGCGGCCGGCCGCCGTGCACGAGGCGGTCGCCCGGGTGTCGCTGACCGGGGCGATCGGCCGGCCGCTGCTGTCGTTCCACGGCACCCTCGACACGCTGCTGCCCATCGCCCTGCACTCGGACGCCTACGCCGAGCTGGTGGCCGGGGCGGGCCGGGCTGCTCTGCACCGCCAGTACCGCATCGAGGGCGGGACGCACGTCGACGGCTTCTGCGATCTGCACCCGGGCCGGCTCCGCCCGCTCACGCCCGTCTTCCGCACGGTCTTCCGGGCGCTGGAGGAATGGGTGGAGAACGGCGTCGAGCCGCCGGCGGGCCGCACCGTGCCGTGGCGCGACGGGGTGGACGACACCGACATCCGTACCTGGTGA